In Oncorhynchus clarkii lewisi isolate Uvic-CL-2024 chromosome 16, UVic_Ocla_1.0, whole genome shotgun sequence, one genomic interval encodes:
- the LOC139368102 gene encoding twinkle mtDNA helicase: MWMSWFLKGTTCLLQVAARSTPRLPPQRCLSSSLVRVLTKPHTPRFAIPSYYPQGQLWGMSLPISCTRSYKKDTKSILDFPVDPITVTDIKQYLRSKDIPFHDGYSCLHAPSMFLDSAVGVPADTGRESFTMFIDKTTGQFLCKETLVEGSWEDLQDCLEVMQKEGQASLSPHVLLGYPESLEEREEKEQELREVQRIWSSAVPFSDLPDEEAQLVKTMFQISKISNATLKKFAVRLFKPTKSLVFPWFGGRDSSLRGVKLLSAQSMEGGTVAYTEATVPKAGSYHNLFGLPLVGRMDSEVVLTGQEVDTLAVSQATGLPSVALPRGVNTLPPALLPYLEQFKRVTLWLGGDMRSWEASKIFSRKLGLKRCSLVRPGEFQPCPLEALFQGRNLARIVKASIPAAHKSIVSFRQLREDVYGELANTEQVAGVKWTRFPELNRIMKGHRKGELTVFTGPTGSGKTTFISEFALDLCMQGVNTLWGSFEINNVRLAKIMLTQFAMQRLEENLDQYDSWADRFEDLPLYFMTFHGQQNIKAVLDTMQHAVYLYDISHVIIDNLQFMMGQENLSVDKFAVQDHIIGAFRKFATNSSCHVTLIIHPRKEEDDRELQTASIFGTAKASQEADNVLILQEKKLVTCPGRRSLQVAKNRFDGDVGIFPLEFNKASLTFSAPVKGKHKLRKVKGDKGEGSDNEESLGETLKKEETTVKKEKLVKLERPPKATKTPRAVKSPAAGKGTPEGEGKKQP; this comes from the exons ATGTGGATGAGCTGGTTCCTGAAAGGGACCACCTGTCTCTTGCAGGTGGCAGCCCGCAGCACCCCAAGGCTGCCTCCCCAAAGatgcctctcttcctcccttgtCAGAGTCCTAACCAAGCCACACACCCCAAGATTTGCTATTCCTTCATACTATCCTCAGGGACAACTATGGGGGATGTCATTGCCAATCAGTTGTACCAGGAGCTACAAAAAGGATACCAAGTCTATCCTAGACTTTCCTGTCGACCCTATTACAGTGACCGATATCAAACAATATCTACGCTCTAAAGACATCCCATTCCATGATGGCTACAGCTGCTTGCACGCCCCCAGCATGTTCCTGGACTCGGCTGTGGGTGTCCCTGCGGATACAGGGAGGGAGAGCTTTACAATGTTCATTGACAAAACCACAGGCCAATTTCTGTGCAAGGAGACGCTGGTGGAGGGGAGCTGGGAGGACCTGCAGGACTGCCTGGAGGTGATGCAAAAGGAGGGCCAGGCCTCCCTCAGCCCTCACGTGCTGCTGGGCTACCCCGAGAGCCTGGAGGAGCGGGAGGAGAAGGAACAGGAGCTCAGGGAGGTGCAGAGGATCTGGTCCAGTGCCGTGCCCTTCTCAGACCTCCCTGACGAGGAGGCACAGCTAGTCAAAACCATGTTCCAGATCAGCAAGATCTCCAACGCCACACTCAAAAAGTTTGCGGTGAGGTTATTCAAGCCCACCAAGAGCCTGGTGTTCCCCTGGTTTGGTGGAAGGGACTCCAGCCTGCGGGGCGTCAAGCTGCTATCCGCCCAGAGCATGGAGGGCGGGACGGTGGCTTATACCGAGGCCACGGTGCCCAAGGCTGGCTCCTACCACAACCTGTTTGGACTGCCTCTGGTGGGACGCATGGACTCTGAGGTGGTGCTGACAGGCCAGGAGGTGGACACCCTGGCAGTGAGCCAGGCCACAGGCCTGCCCAGTGTGGCTCTGCCCCGGGGTGTTAACACCCTGCCCCCAGCTCTCCTGCCCTACTTGGAGCAGTTCAAGCGGGTCACCCTGTGGCTGGGAGGGGACATGCGCTCCTGGGAGGCCTCCAAGATCTTCTCCAGGAAGCTGGGTCTTAAGCGCTGCTCCCTAGTGCGCCCGGGGGAGTTCCAGCCCTGTCCTCTGGAGGCCCTGTTCCAGGGCAGGAACCTGGCCCGCATCGTCAAAGCCTCCATCCCCGCCGCCCACAAGTCCATTGTGTCGTTCAGGCAGCTCAGGGAGGACGTCTACGGGGAGCTTGCCAATACGGAACAGGTGGCTGGGGTGAAATGGACCAGGTTTCCAGAGCTCAACAGGATCATGAAGGGTCATCGCAAAGGGGAACTGACAGTCTTCACAG GACCCACGGGCAGCGGCAAGACCACCTTCATCAGTGAGTTTGCCCTGGACCTGTGCATGCAGGGCGTCAACACGCTGTGGGGCAGCTTTGAGATCAACAACGTGCGCCTGGCCAAGATCATGCTGACCCAGTTCGCCATGCAGAGGCTGGAGGAGAACCTGGACCAGTACGACTCGTGGGCCGACAGGTTCGAGGACCTGCCCCTCTATTTCATGACCTTCCATGGGCAGCAGAACATCAA agCTGTGCTGGACACCATGCAACACGCAGTCTACCTTTACGACATCAGTCACGTGATCATTGACAACCTGCAGTTCATGATGGGCCAGGAGAACCTCTCTGTAGACAAGTTTGCCGTCCAGGACCACATTATCGGAGCTTTCAGGAAGTTTGCCACCAACAGCAGCTGTCACGTCACTCTGATCATTCACCCCAGGAAAGAGGAGGACGACAGAGAACTACAGACAGCGTCCATCTTTGGAACAGCCAAG GCCAGCCAGGAGGCAGACAACGTGCTCATCCTGCAGGAGAAGAAGCTGGTGACATGCCCCGGCCGGAGGTCCCTCCAGGTGGCCAAGAACCGCTTCGACGGAGACGTGGGCATTTTCCCTCTGGAGTTCAACAAGGCCTCGCTTACTTTCTCCGCCCCAGTCAAGGGCAAGCACAAGCTGAGAAAGGTCAAAGGTGACAAGGGGGAGGGGTCAGATAATGAGGAGTCTTTAGGAGAAACTCTAAAGAAGGAGGAGACAACGGTTAAAAAGGAGAAACTAGTGAAGTTGGAGAGGCCACCCAAAGCTACCAAAACTCCCAGAGCTGTTAAGAGTCCTGCAGCAGGGAAGGGCACACCAGAGGGCGAGGGGAAGAAACAGCCATAG
- the LOC139368104 gene encoding large ribosomal subunit protein mL43, translating into MTSRGTPSRFLQSVLQNGVGRYVCQMKRISLIFSKNGQSSLGAREFIEEGVVDFAQKNPGTVVYVSPQSCRIPKIVAEYLNGNVKEEAITSKTSQQIAELITKLTNQSGLDIIRIRKPIHTDSPSIQGQWHPFTNRPLSIGPIGPQKQQAN; encoded by the exons ATGACATCTAGAGGCACCCCGAGTCGCTTCCTACAAAGTGTTCTGCAAAACGGGGTGGGTCGGTATGTTTGTCAAATGAAGCGCATTTCCCTCATCTTCTCCAAGAATGGACAGAGCTCTCTGGGAGCCAG GGAATTCATCGAAGAAGGAGTGGTGGATTTTGCCCAAAAGAACCCTGGAACCGTTGTCTACGTATCTCCTCAGTCCTGCAGGATCCCTAAAATTGTTGCAGAATACT TAAACGGCAATGTGAAGGAGGAAGCCATCACAAGCAAGACGTCTCAACAGATCGCAGAGTTAATAACCAAACTGACCAACCAGTCTGGCCTGGATATCATCCGTATCCGCAAgcccatccacacagacagccccAGCATCCAGGGCCAATGGCATCCCTTCACTAACCGACCCCTGTCCATTGGACCAATCGGACCCCAGAAACAGCAGGCCAACTAA